The stretch of DNA CATCCGGGCATTCTGCTGAAGGGCATCGTCACTGAGCTCGACCCCGCGGCGCTGCTGCTTGGGCTCGCTCAAGAGGGCGAGCGGTGGCAATTCAAATGTGCTTTCCTGGGCAAAAGGGAAGGAGGGTTGGGCCTCCTTCCGGGCTCGCCGGCCGGGTTTAAGGGGGGCATCGGTGCGGGAAATGAGTTGGGCACCGTCTGTGCCACGCTCGCGCCCGATATAGTCCTCGTCCGCTTCGGGAGAATCGAGGCCCCAGCCATCGCCAGTCTCGCTGCCTTCTAGCCCCTGATTGTCGAAGCCGGCATTGTCGCCGCCGGATCCATAGGCCCGCACGAGAACAGGCTCGACCCGATCGCCACTTGCGCGCACCAGGGGCGCTGGCAGATCGATCTCGCCCTCATCCGCCCCTGGCGGAATGTGTTGCTTGAGTGCATCCAAAGCGGAGCGGGCATAGGCGGAAGCGGTCCGCGGCGAGCGACCTGGTATCAGCCGGCTGGCAAAGCTCGAAACGGGACCCGCGACCGCATGGCGGCGCCTGCCGAGCAAGGTCTGGCTCCGCAGGAACAGATGCGAGAGGCCACCCGCAAAGCGCTCGGCAGCATCATACGCCCCCTCGCCGAACACCCTTGCGAGCCTCAGCACGGTTTCCGTGTCCACCATGCAGGCATGGCACAAGGCAAAGACCATCACCAATCCGAGCAGAATGGCCGAGAGAAATGCACCGAGGCTGTGACCGAGGACCACACCTAGGAGGGCTGTCAGCGTATCGCCCACAAGATCGCCGGTAAGCCCGCCAAGTCCCGTCGGCAATGGCCAGGATCCCGGCCTTGCCAGGAGCGTGAACATGCCTGCGCCCAGGATCACCGCCAGCGCCCAGCTGATCAGGCGCCGCATGATCCGGGTGATCGGGTGATGGCTCACGAGCCGGGTTCCCCAGGCGATTGCCGGGGTGAGCAGGATGAGCACGGCCAGCCCCAACAGCTGCATAGCCATATCGGCGGCGATCGCACCGGGATAGCCGAGCCAGTTGCGCGGAGGCGTGTCGACCGCGTGATTGAGGCTCGGGTCATTCACCGACCAGCTCGCCAGGCTCAGCGCCATCACCATCGCAGCGGCGAGCAGGGCGAGCCCGCCGAGTTCCGATAACCGGTTTCGCATGAAGACCTTCAGCTTTGCCGGCACCGGCGAACTGTCAGCCTTCAATGGCTTTCTACGCGCCATTCCCTCTCACCCGCATGCAGTTTGCAGCTCGGAAAGGCATATGCGCAATCCACGCAAAGCACACCTTGTCGCGAGGGCCACATCTAGCGCCGCGGTTCACGTTCTTTGCACGGAAGAAGCAAGAATCCGGACACCTGTACCAAGCCGGCAGCATGGGCCCGTATGGTTAAGAAGGCGTAAATACCTATCTGGCCTTCTCCGGAATTCCACACATGACAAGCCCCAGGACTGGAAGGGGAACCAATCCTGGGGCCTCCCCGACGGGGTCAGGCGGAAGCTGCTGGAAAGCTTGCCGCCTGAGTGGAGCTTGTTGATTACGGGACCACTTCCCCGTGCAGGTTGAGGTCGAGCCCGTCGATCTCGGTCTCCCGGCTGACACGCAATCCGATCACGAGATCGATGACCTTGAGGATCACGAAGGTTGCGATACCGCTCCAGATGACGGTGGCGAGAATTCCCCAGATCTGCGTCCAGATCTGCCCGACATTGCCTTCGAGCGCCCCGGGCGTGCCGCCAATGGCCTCCACCGCAAAGACGCCGGTAAGTATGGCGCCGACGATGCCGCCCACGCCGTGAATGCCGAACACATCGAGCGAGTCGTCATAGCCAAGGGCGCGCTTGAGGCTGGTTGCTGCCCAGAAGCAGATGAGGCCGCAGGCAATTCCGATCCAGAGGGCCCCGACAAAGCCGACGAAGCCGGCCGCTGGCGTGATGCCCACAAGCCCTGCCACGGCGCCCGAAATGATGCCGAGAACACTGGGCTTCTTGTGCGTGGCCCACTCCGCGAACATCCAGGCGAGCGCTGCTGCCGCGGCGGCGATCTGGGTGACCGCCATCGCCATGCCCGCGGTCGCATTGGCGCCAACGGCCGAGCCGGCATTGAAGCCGAACCAGCCGAGCCACAGCATGGACGCGCCGATCAGGCTGAGCACGAGATTATGGGGCACCATTGGCTCTGTCGGATAGCCGATGCGCTTGCCCAGCACGAGGGCTGCCACCAGAGCGGCAATGCCCGAATTGATGTGCACGACCGTGCCACCGGCAAAATCAAGCACCCCATCGCCGGCGAGGAAGCCACCGCCCCACACCCAGTGCGTGATCGGCGCATAGACCACGATCAGCCAGATCGCCAGGAACCACAGCAAAGCGGAAAACTTCATGCGATCAGCAAAGGCGCCGCAGATGAGCGCCGGGGTGATGATCGCAAAGGTCATCTGAAAGGTCATGAAGACCGTCTCGGGGATCGTGCCGCTGAGCGCCGCTTTTTCCACGCCTGCGAGGAACATCTTGCTGAGGCCGCCCACATAGGCATTGACGGCTCCTCCATCGGTGAAGGCGAGAGAATAGCCGATCACCATCCAGACAATCGTCAAGAGGCAGCAGGCCGTGAAGCTCTGCATGAGTGTGGAGAGAACATTCTTTTTGCGGACAAGACCGCCATAGAACAGGGCAAGGCCGGGGATCGTCATCATCAGCACGATGACCGTCGATGTGAGCATCCAGGCCGTATCACCGGAATTGAGGCTTGGCGTTGCATCCTGTGCTGCGGCCGGCCAACTGAAGGCGGCAATCGCGAGAATGAGTGAGGCAAGGCCTGCCGTAATCTTCCTAATTGGCTGCATGGTTGTTTGGACTTTCCCCTTTGCGCGCCGGTCCCCAATGTCAGGCCAATATCGACGCGCTGCTATGACCGTGAGGAGGGGAATCAACCTTCGTGCCACGGCGATGGTTTGGCAGAAAAGCCGTTGCAGCGGGGGACTTACCTGGCGCCGGCCACGACCGGGTGCAGCTTTTGGCGCTCAGTATGCCTAGATTTTAGCCAGGCATGGGCAGCCATGCCGGGTTTTTGATCAGGCATGGCAAGATTGATCGCGCCAGCATCGGCTGTCAGTCTCAGACTGTGCTGGGTCAACAGAGGGTTCGGATGATGGCTGCGAGCGATAAGGTGATGGCGCTGGATCTGCCGAAGCAAGGCGAGCTGACGGAGCGACAGCAGAGCTATTTTGCCAAATGCGAGGAGAAGCTGGGTTTCATTCCCAATGTGCTGAAGGCCTATGCATTCGATCCAGCAAAGCTGCAGGCCTTCATCGATATGTATAATGATCTCATGCTTGGGGATTCGAATTTGACGAAGCTCGAGCGTGAGATGATCGCGGTGGCCGTCAGCTCGGTGAACCATTGCTATTATTGCCTCACCGCGCACGGGGCGGCTGTTCGTCAGCTGTCGAATGATCCGGAGCTTGGCGAGATGATCGCCATGAACTACCGGGCGGCGGATCTTGATCCGCGCCGGAAGGCCATGCTCGATTTTGCGGTGAAACTGACGGAACGGCCTCACGAGATCGAGGAAGCCGATCGGGAAGCCCTGCGGCGGCAGGGCCTCAGCGACCGCGATATCTGGGACGTCGCGGCGGTCGCGAGCTTCTTCAATATGTCGAACCGCATGGCCTCCGCGGTCGATATGCGGCCCAATCCCGAATATCGCTCGCTTGCCCGGTGAACCCGCAGCTCAAAGCCAGCGCTTATGCTTGAAATAGACATAAGGCAGAATCGCGGAGAGGACCATGAGTCCGATCGCGAAGGGATAGCCGAATGACCAATGCAGCTCCGGCATGAAAGAGAAATTCATGCCGTAGATCGAGGCGATCAAGGTGGGGGGCAGGAAGACCACCGCGGCCACCGAGAAGATCTTGATGATGCCGGTCTGCTCGATATTGATCATGCCGAGCGTTGCATCCAGCATGAAATTGATGTTGCTGGTGAGAAACAGGGCATGATCCGACAAGGCCATGACGTCACGGGCCACGGTCTTGAAGCTGCGCGCCAGGGCTTTATCCGCCTTTTGACCACCGGGTCGGCTTAGAAAAGCGCTCAACCGCGAGAGCGTGAGCAGGCTTTCGCGAACCCGGCTGACCAGCACCTGGCTCGTGCCAACGCGCCGCAGCACGTCTTGGTAGTCAATTCCGTGGCTGCCGCGCGCCGGATCCTCCTTCGAGAAGATCTCCTGGGCAACACCATCGAGGGTTCGCTGCGTCGCCTCGAGCAAGTCGGCGATTCGGTCAGTGATCGCATCGAGCAACCCGGCGAGCACGCCTTCTCCGGTGACGACGCCATAGCCGGGCCGTTGAACCTGGGCGGCGAAGGCGCGGAACGGCATGGGATCGGAATAGCGCACCGTCACGAGGCGATGGCCGATGAGCACGAAGGTGATCGGCTCGAGCGAGGGTGAGCCCGTATCGGCCCGCGACAGCACGGCAGCGGTCAGGAAGTAAGCATTATCCTCCTGGTAAAGTCGGCTCGAGACCTCGATCTCGGACATTTCCTCATGGGTTGGAATGTCAACGCCCAATGCGGTCTCGACGCAGGTCTCTTCATCCGCTGTCGGATTTTGAAGGTCGATCCAGATGACCGTGTCTGGCAGGGCATCTTTCGGCGACCAGTTGATCCGGGCCAGCGTTCCATTGGTGAGCATGTAGGCATTGATCATGAGCGCGATCCATGACGGGACGGCGAGCGCGTCCGAATGGCCGATCAGTAGCGCCTATTAAACCGGGCCAAAGCAGACGCCAATCGATTTGTCTGGGCATAGGTGGAAACGATGACGATTTGCCAACGCTGTCCGAGTCTATCTCCAATTGCCTTAAGGCCCCGCTTCCCAAACCGTTAACGATCAGCTAAAAGCCCGCACGACTCAGTCAGCACGCCAACGAGACGAGTACAGCTCGTGACAAAATGCGTCGGGCACGGTGCTGAGTCTGTGGCGGTCAGGTGCGAGTCAAGAAAATACCAATCTAAAGCCCCTATAATGAATACAGTGTCGGCTTCTGCGCCGATATGTTCTCAAGGATCAGTCATATGATGGATCTCGCGCGCAAGCTGTCTCTTGTCTTCGCTACATTATTTACATTTGTGTTGCTGTCTGGATGCGGAATTAATACAATTCCCACATATCAGGAGCAGGCCAAGGCCGCATGGAGCGAAGTTCTCAACCAATACAAGCGGCGGTCAGATCTTATTCCCAATCTCGTCGAGACGGTGAAGGGCTATGCGGCCCAGGAAAAGGACGTGCTCACATCGGTGGTGGAGGCGCGGGCCAAGGCCACGCAGATGACCCTGCCGCCGGACGCGCTGAACAATCCCGACCTGGTGAAGCAATTCCAGGAGCGGCAGGATGCTTTGGGCAGTTCCTTGTCCCGCCTGCTTGCGGTCGTTGAGAACTATCCTGACCTTAAGTCCAACCAGAACTTCCTTGCGCTTCAATCGCAGCTCGAAGGAACCGAAAACCGTATCGCGGTCGCCCGGCGCGACTATATCGAGGCGGTCCGGCGCTATAACACCGAACTTCTGACGATTCCGGGTCGCTGGTGGGCCAGCTTCCTCTATCCCGATGCCAAGCCCATGGCGGAGTTCGATATCCCGACCGAGGAGCAGCAGGCGCCCAAGGTGCAGTTCAACTGATTAGGACTGGACCACAATGAGCGACAGCAGCATCGGCGGTGGCAAGCCCCTCCACCCGGTCTGGCGCGCCCTGGCCTATTTCGTGGTCTGGATCGCCGCGAGCACCTTCTGGTTTGCGCTGTGCTATGCGGCCCCTAATTTCCCCCCGCTGACGGGACGGGTGGTTGACCAGACGGGGATGTTGACGCCCGAGCAGGCGGCTCAGGTCTCATCCAAGCTCGAGGCGCTCGAGCGTGAGACCGGTATCCAGCTCGTGGTGGCGATCATCCGGTCACTGGATGGCAACGAGATCCGCGATTACGGCTATCAGCTGGGCCGCTACTGGCAGCTTGGGCAGAAGGACAAGAACAACGGTGTCCTTCTGCTTATCGTCCCCTCGCAAAATCAGGTCTCTATCGAGGTCGGCTACGGGCTCGAAGGTGTGCTGACCGATGCGACCTCGCGGGTCATCATCGAGAACGCCATTGTCCCCGCTTTTCGCCAGGGCCGTTTTGCAGATGGTGTCAATGCCGCTGTGGACGATATCAGCGCCGTGGTGAAGGGCGATGAGCCCGCATCCGCCCCCCAGCAGATCCAGGATGACAGGGATTTCGGCCTCGATGACCTGCTCCCCCTGCTCTTCATGCTGTTTGTGGCCATTATGATCATCAGAGCATCCCGCGGCGCGCGCGGTGGCCGGCGCGGCGGTGGCAACTTTCCCATTATCATCACCCCTGGCGGCTTCGGCGGTGGATTCGGCGGCGGCGGCTTCGGCGGTGGTGGATTTTCCGGTGGCGGAGGCAGCTTCGGTGGAGGCGGCGCCTCCGGCAGTTGGTGAGTGATGTTGAAACCCGGCGATACCGCGCGCATCAATGATGCGATCACCCAGGCCGAGAGCAAGACCAGCGGCGAGATTGTCGCCGTGCTGGCCCAGGAGAGCGATGACTATATCTACATCCCGATACTCTGGGCGAGCCTTGCGGCGCTGCTGCTGCCGTTCCCGTTGATATTCCTGACCCGGTTCGGCACGGCGGACATTTACACTCTTCAGCTCGCGCTGTTCATTGTGCTCGCGCTGATCTTCAGCATGCCCGGCCTGCGCCGTTTCGTCATTCCGAAGCGATTGCGGGAGCTGAGAGTTCATCGGCGGGCGGCTGAGCAGTTCCTGGCGCGCAATCTTCACACCACCGAGGGACGCACCGGCGTGCTGCTCTTCGTCTCTCTAGCCGAGCGCTGTGCCGTCATCCTGGCGGATGAGGGAATTGCCGCCAAGGTTGCGCCGTCGACCTGGCAGACGATCATAGACCGGCTCACCGCTGACATCGCGGCCGGACGCCTCGCTGATGGCTTGGTGGCCGCGGTTGCAGACTGCGGAAACATCCTCGCGGCCCATTTTCCGCCCAGGCCGGATGATTTGGACGAACTGCCCAACCATCTCGTGGTGCTTTAGAGATGGAGCAACTTACGCCCGTCTGCTTGGCCCAAGCCGCTCTTGGGCCGCCTTGCGCAGGGTGACCCGATCACGGGTTGACACCCCAATCAGCTCAGCCACCCGCCAGACGAGATTTTCCTCGTAAGGATCAATCCTGCCATCGGCCAGAACCACCTCCCAGAGCATGCCGATAAACACCTTGCGACCCTCCTGGTCGAGGTGATCGGTCACCACTCGCGTGAAGCGATAAAGGTCGATGGCTTCCGCCTCGGCGTGCCGCGCCTCCTCGATGAGCGTTCGCACGGCCTCTTGCGAGAGGCCGAAGCGGCGCGTCAGCACCTCTTCGATTCTCGCGAATTCAGCCTCGTTGATGACATCGTCGATGACACTGGCCCGCACCAGCAATGCGGCCATTGCCAGTTCCAATGCCTGGTCACTCTCGGCTTCGGCGGGGATGAGTTTCTTGATCAGCTGCCACACGAGCTGGAGAGTTAGCACGCCCGCGCCAAAAGTACAGGGCGGCGCCCACTCGGCACCGTCTCGTCCGGCAATCTTCCGGCCTCAGTGGTTAACCCGCATTATGCCGGTGGTAGACGCAAGCCAGCTTGTTGCCGTCGGGATCGCGCACATAGGCGCCATAGAAATGGGGCCCGTATTGTGGCCGGGGACCGGGCGCGCCCTCATTGCTGC from Rhodoligotrophos sp. CJ14 encodes:
- a CDS encoding TPM domain-containing protein; its protein translation is MLKPGDTARINDAITQAESKTSGEIVAVLAQESDDYIYIPILWASLAALLLPFPLIFLTRFGTADIYTLQLALFIVLALIFSMPGLRRFVIPKRLRELRVHRRAAEQFLARNLHTTEGRTGVLLFVSLAERCAVILADEGIAAKVAPSTWQTIIDRLTADIAAGRLADGLVAAVADCGNILAAHFPPRPDDLDELPNHLVVL
- a CDS encoding TPM domain-containing protein; the encoded protein is MSDSSIGGGKPLHPVWRALAYFVVWIAASTFWFALCYAAPNFPPLTGRVVDQTGMLTPEQAAQVSSKLEALERETGIQLVVAIIRSLDGNEIRDYGYQLGRYWQLGQKDKNNGVLLLIVPSQNQVSIEVGYGLEGVLTDATSRVIIENAIVPAFRQGRFADGVNAAVDDISAVVKGDEPASAPQQIQDDRDFGLDDLLPLLFMLFVAIMIIRASRGARGGRRGGGNFPIIITPGGFGGGFGGGGFGGGGFSGGGGSFGGGGASGSW
- a CDS encoding LemA family protein; amino-acid sequence: MDLARKLSLVFATLFTFVLLSGCGINTIPTYQEQAKAAWSEVLNQYKRRSDLIPNLVETVKGYAAQEKDVLTSVVEARAKATQMTLPPDALNNPDLVKQFQERQDALGSSLSRLLAVVENYPDLKSNQNFLALQSQLEGTENRIAVARRDYIEAVRRYNTELLTIPGRWWASFLYPDAKPMAEFDIPTEEQQAPKVQFN
- a CDS encoding ammonium transporter, with protein sequence MQPIRKITAGLASLILAIAAFSWPAAAQDATPSLNSGDTAWMLTSTVIVLMMTIPGLALFYGGLVRKKNVLSTLMQSFTACCLLTIVWMVIGYSLAFTDGGAVNAYVGGLSKMFLAGVEKAALSGTIPETVFMTFQMTFAIITPALICGAFADRMKFSALLWFLAIWLIVVYAPITHWVWGGGFLAGDGVLDFAGGTVVHINSGIAALVAALVLGKRIGYPTEPMVPHNLVLSLIGASMLWLGWFGFNAGSAVGANATAGMAMAVTQIAAAAAALAWMFAEWATHKKPSVLGIISGAVAGLVGITPAAGFVGFVGALWIGIACGLICFWAATSLKRALGYDDSLDVFGIHGVGGIVGAILTGVFAVEAIGGTPGALEGNVGQIWTQIWGILATVIWSGIATFVILKVIDLVIGLRVSRETEIDGLDLNLHGEVVP
- a CDS encoding peroxidase-related enzyme (This protein belongs to a clade of uncharacterized proteins related to peroxidases such as the alkylhydroperoxidase AhpD.), which encodes MMAASDKVMALDLPKQGELTERQQSYFAKCEEKLGFIPNVLKAYAFDPAKLQAFIDMYNDLMLGDSNLTKLEREMIAVAVSSVNHCYYCLTAHGAAVRQLSNDPELGEMIAMNYRAADLDPRRKAMLDFAVKLTERPHEIEEADREALRRQGLSDRDIWDVAAVASFFNMSNRMASAVDMRPNPEYRSLAR
- a CDS encoding magnesium transporter CorA family protein — encoded protein: MINAYMLTNGTLARINWSPKDALPDTVIWIDLQNPTADEETCVETALGVDIPTHEEMSEIEVSSRLYQEDNAYFLTAAVLSRADTGSPSLEPITFVLIGHRLVTVRYSDPMPFRAFAAQVQRPGYGVVTGEGVLAGLLDAITDRIADLLEATQRTLDGVAQEIFSKEDPARGSHGIDYQDVLRRVGTSQVLVSRVRESLLTLSRLSAFLSRPGGQKADKALARSFKTVARDVMALSDHALFLTSNINFMLDATLGMINIEQTGIIKIFSVAAVVFLPPTLIASIYGMNFSFMPELHWSFGYPFAIGLMVLSAILPYVYFKHKRWL
- a CDS encoding TerB family tellurite resistance protein; this encodes MLTLQLVWQLIKKLIPAEAESDQALELAMAALLVRASVIDDVINEAEFARIEEVLTRRFGLSQEAVRTLIEEARHAEAEAIDLYRFTRVVTDHLDQEGRKVFIGMLWEVVLADGRIDPYEENLVWRVAELIGVSTRDRVTLRKAAQERLGPSRRA